CGGTGATCCGGGAATTCTTCTTGGGGTGGTTTGGATTGCAATCTCTTTGTCGTTGTCCCTTGAGGAATTACCTGCGTCATAAGTTTGAGGAATGATGGTTTGGTAAGTAAATTACGTTTAATTCCGAAAAGTTGACATCAAAGAAATACCGATCATCCACGCATCTGCTTTCAGTTGAGTCCAAATAACCTTTCCAGTCAAGGCAATTTTCTTTTCTTCAGATGTAGCAAGAGCAATATTGATATCCGTATCCACAGGAAAAGCTTTATCAGCACTTAGAGACAATCCACCAGATGAGAAGTCCACTATATTTATGAGCTCCGGTTCATATCCTGTGTTGACTTCGATTAATTTTACTCCACTATCCGCAATTAATGATCGCTTATACCGCCGTCTTTCTTCCATGTTTCCCACTCAATTTATAAGTTCTGAAAATAACATCGTGGACACTATCGTAAATCGCCCCCTATGTCAAGCACATCAATTATACCCTCTCCTTTCCAGTCATGTAGTCAATGTCTATTCTCATAACCCTGGTCTCTTTTCCGTGTGCATCAATAGCTTTTTTCCCCTCTTCAATATAACCAGGGGAATATTTTTCTAAGAGACTGACCAATGCATCCTGTTTCTCATCCCCAAATGCCTCGGAAACCGCTCCAAAAGCAATCGCGCTTTCATAGAGCATTGCAAATTTGTCAGGAACAACCCTTGTTTTACCGACGACACAAAAAGAAACTTTATTGTTAGCTTCTATGTTCTCCAGTTTGTACCCCTCTAAAGCACAGTGAAAATAAACACAATTGTCTTGAAAAACATAGTTCAATGGAATTCCATACGGCTGTCCATCAATATCAACGGTGGACAAAAAACCATATTCACATTCTGAAAACAACTTAGATGCAAGATCGCTGGTCAATTCCCTATCTTTTCTTCTCAAACTTTTGCGCATCTTGTTTACCCTCTCCGTTCCCACCTGATTCCCCATCAAAATTGCTGTTGATACCCAATTTACTCAGGAATGACGCTGTTATTTCAAGGATCTACGAGCCTTGAGCCGCTCCTTTTTTGAAATGCGCTTTCTTTGCTGGGTACTCTCCGGTCTGGTCATGAATTCACTTCCTGCCATCGGTTTCTTTCCCCTATTTTTTATCCATTGACCGATCAAGAATCCGATAAAACAAGTGACCACTAAAACGATTAAGGATTCAATAGATTGAGGAAGCACTTGATTCTCCTTGTCTGGTATTGACCTGTAAAAATTAGACGTATTTAAAATGGATCCATTGCTTATCGGGCTATATAGGAAACAGATAGTTGGTCACTTGATGGCAGGATTGAATAGGTGATTGATACTTCATCTATAGGGGATAACCACGTGCAGTGTAGTTCTTCAATTTCTCCTACTGATATG
Above is a genomic segment from Deltaproteobacteria bacterium containing:
- a CDS encoding pyridoxamine 5'-phosphate oxidase family protein, whose product is MRKSLRRKDRELTSDLASKLFSECEYGFLSTVDIDGQPYGIPLNYVFQDNCVYFHCALEGYKLENIEANNKVSFCVVGKTRVVPDKFAMLYESAIAFGAVSEAFGDEKQDALVSLLEKYSPGYIEEGKKAIDAHGKETRVMRIDIDYMTGKERV
- a CDS encoding PilZ domain-containing protein — its product is MEERRRYKRSLIADSGVKLIEVNTGYEPELINIVDFSSGGLSLSADKAFPVDTDINIALATSEEKKIALTGKVIWTQLKADAWMIGISLMSTFRN